In Xylanibacillus composti, the sequence AAGCAGCGGGCTATGCACGAAATCCGATTCGACATAGCGTTCATCCAGCAGGCAAGCAATTGTCGAGATATCCCAAATTACTCTGGAGTGGCCTTTATGGTCCGCAGCCGTTTCTTCAAATGAGTGATACAAGTAGCTGCCGACCGGACCGGTATCCTTCACATAATCGCGGAGCTCCGACAAAGTCGTGGTCAGGTGCGTTGCCACGCCCATGCATGGAACAAGCACAAGCGGAACACCGCTATCCAGTATAATTCGCGCCGCATGCGGATCCTGCTTCAAATTGAATTCACGCGTATCCGGCCAATTCAAGGCATGGCCCCCAAGCCAGACAACTACGATATTGTTGATAATCGACGGCTCCTGCACAATGGCCGATGCCACGTTCGTGATCGCCCCGATCGCCACTACGTAGAGTGGTTCTTCCGGTGATGAATCTAGGGCACGCCGGATCAAGTCCCTAGCCGCATCGCTCATGACGGGCTCGCTTGCTCCCGGCATATACCGTTCTGCGCCTTTATAAATAGGCGGATGCTCCGGCAGCTTCATCAGATCACGAATGCGCAAGAGCTCGTCGTAGCTTCTTTGCATGCCATCTGTCGGCCCGCTGGACTTCTCGTTGTGGAAGGGCGCCGCATAGAAAGCTTCCACCTGCAGCTTCTCTCCCGACAACAATGAGTAGATAACAGCAAACTGGTCATCAATTTCATTGTACGTATCTGTGTCCAGAACCATGCGAACCTTGCCCTGCGGAAATTGCAGCCGGGCGAATCTTTGTTCTTCAGTAATCGTTGGAAAGTTCATGGCAGCTTCCTCCTGTTGATGGGAATATCCAATATTCTTCGTACGTTTTGCAAACAGCATATATAGGACTAGATTTTCGGCAGCTTCT encodes:
- a CDS encoding nucleoside hydrolase, whose translation is MNFPTITEEQRFARLQFPQGKVRMVLDTDTYNEIDDQFAVIYSLLSGEKLQVEAFYAAPFHNEKSSGPTDGMQRSYDELLRIRDLMKLPEHPPIYKGAERYMPGASEPVMSDAARDLIRRALDSSPEEPLYVVAIGAITNVASAIVQEPSIINNIVVVWLGGHALNWPDTREFNLKQDPHAARIILDSGVPLVLVPCMGVATHLTTTLSELRDYVKDTGPVGSYLYHSFEETAADHKGHSRVIWDISTIACLLDERYVESDFVHSPLLTEEITWGHDTTRHIIRCVRFLHRDRIFKDLFDKLEQFGKRS